In one window of Zingiber officinale cultivar Zhangliang chromosome 11A, Zo_v1.1, whole genome shotgun sequence DNA:
- the LOC122032252 gene encoding auxin-responsive protein SAUR71-like, whose amino-acid sequence MIPMRLIRRLSRVADSTSQDASPPAAKGRAGRRKLRKPVPEGHVPMCVGEEMERFSVPAEVLGRPAFLELLRRSAQEYGYEQSGVLRIPCPVPLFARLLVLSSASDAAGEIALDELLRSLPEDLPSSSPADPRL is encoded by the coding sequence ATGATACCGATGCGGCTCATCCGGCGGCTGTCTCGGGTGGCGGATTCGACGTCGCAGGACGCCTCGCCGCCTGCGGCGAAGGGGCGCGCGGGGCGACGGAAGCTCCGGAAGCCGGTGCCCGAGGGGCACGTGCCGATGTGCGTCGGCGAGGAGATGGAGCGATTCTCTGTCCCCGCGGAGGTTCTCGGCCGGCCGGCCTTCCTCGAGCTCCTCCGCCGCTCCGCCCAGGAGTACGGCTACGAGCAGAGCGGCGTGCTCCGGATCCCCTGCCCCGTTCCGCTCTTCGCTCGACTACTCGTCCTCTCGTCCGCCTCCGACGCCGCGGGCGAAATTGCTCTGGACGAGCTACTCCGTTCGTTGCCAGAAGACCTCCCGTCGTCTTCACCGGCCGACCCGAGGCTGTAA